The DNA window TGTTTCGTGATGTTATACCAGTTTGTCGCGAGGTCTTACTTTTGCCCAGACGATTAAATCGGTAATTATAAATACTATATCGTAGTTATTTTGTTTATATACTACGAAAACATTTTAACGTATGGAAAAGTCGTCGGCAGTGCCCGTGTTAATTGAGTGGGAGCGGTATTGTGACGAACATCCGCATGGGAATCTGCGCGAGTTTGCCAGTTGGCTGCTCAACACACTCGACCCGATCCGCGAAACACCGGCCAAGCCCGCAACTGAATCGCTACCGACAAATGACGCATCGTTGCCCGACGCCCTTCAGCAGGACGATGATTTTCTGTCTTGGTTTTATATGAGTCGGCTTAATCGATTCGTACGCTTTTACGCCAAGTCGATCATGGCCGAGCACAGCTTTTCCGGACCTGACGAATTCCTGTTTCTGTCAATGATTCACTACATGGATCGGCCTACGAAGAAGGAGGTATGCCTGGCCAACGCCGTCGAACTGACGACTGGTGTAGACATCCTACGTCGGCTCATGAAGCGTGGATTGATCCTGGAAGCAACCGACGAGCGCGACGCCCGATCGAAGCGGTTGTCGCTGACAGACAGCGGCCGTACGATGGTTCAGGTCGTCGGCAAGCAGTTGGAGGAGATACCGCACAGCGTACTGGCCGACCTGAGCGAAGCCGACCGCCGGCAATTCATGCAAACCCTACAATACCTCAACAACTACCATCTCCTGAACTACAAGCTGTAGCGGTGTGCGGTGTAGCTTGGACCGGTGCGCGGTGTAGCCTGGACGTCCACGTCCGGGTGGGCGCGAAGCGACCAAGAAGCTGCCCATATAGATAAGTTGCCCTGCCGGGCACCCGGACGTGGACGTCCAGGCTACACATTCTCGGTCAGGGTAACTACTCGTAGCGCTATCTCCTCGGCCGTTCACCCACCCGGACGTGGATCGCACCGCGCCACGGTGGCCGGCGCACCGGTCTGGGCTATACCAGTTCGGGCTACACGCATGCAGCCAATTTCATCTGTTTAGAAAATTTCTAAATAACATTTGTTTTTATTTGGATTGATTACAAACAAGGTCGATGTTTGCAGCGAACCTTCTGGTAAACGTTATGCGCTGCACCTATCGAACCCTTGCTGATTCGCCCAATGGCCGCGTCGGGCTGTACGGAGAAATCGCTTCCTGCCTTGATTCGCACGACGCGCACCACAATGTTGTCTTCGAGTACGGGAACATCACGCAGTGGCTGGCCTACGATGAGTTAGTGCAGCTGGAATGGAACGTGCGGCATGTCGATCCCGACGCGTATTTCGAGGTGCATCCGTACGATAGCCGCGTTCATCTGTCGACGCCATCGCCGTACCTCTGCTTTAGTTTCTTGCCGAACGAACTGATCGAGTTGCGGGCGTTGCTGTCGGACGCGGTGGCCAGCATAACCGACTTTCAGCGGCAGTGGGAGCGCATTCTTAACGAGTCAGTCAACTAGGTCGCCCTATGCCCGTCTCGCTACTGCTCTGCCTGCTCCTTCAGCAAACGCCAACCCCGCCCGCCGATACGATGCGGAGCCGGTCGCTCGACGCGGTCGTTGTGACGGCGACGCGGACCGAGCGGCAGGTTGGCTCGTTGCCGATGCCAGTAACGGTGGTGGGGAAAGCGCAGATTCAGCAGTCGGGCAGTTTGCGGCTCAACGATATCCTGCGCGAACAAACCGGCCTGACCATCGTCAGTGACCACGGACAGGGGCTTCAGATTCAGGGTTTTGCCCCCGATTACACGCTGATCCTGGTCGATGGTGAGCCACTGATTGGCCGCACCGCCGGTACGCTCGACCTGAACCGGCTGACGGTGGGTAATATCAAGCAGATCGAGATCGTAAAAGGCCCGTCGTCGAGTCTGTACGGGTCGGAAGCACTGGCGGGCGTGGTCAACATCATCACCGAAAACCCGAACCGCACGCAGGGAAGTGTGTCGGCGCGGTACGGTGCCAACCGCACCAGCGACCTGACTGGCGACGTATCGCTGCGGGCGGGAAAAACCAACCTGTATCTGTTCGGGAACCGCTACGCATCGGCGGGCTACGACCTGACCCCCGAAACGTTCGGCAGCACGGTGTCGCCATTCACCAACTACACCGGCAGCGGTCGCCTGACGAGCCAACTGTCGAACCGGCTAAAGCTGACCCTGACGGGCCGTTACTTCGCCGAGAATCAAAACGCCGATGCGCAACTGACTGATCGACAGGTTGTGCTGGGTGCTGGAAAAGTCAACGAATACACGATTAACCCGGTTGTGACGCATCAGGTGTCGGCCGCGTGGAAGCTGATGTATCGCTACTACCGGTCGGGCTACAGCACATCGAGCGATCTCCGCTACCAGACGACCGGGGCCGAATACGACGCCAGTTATTTCCGGCAAACGTTTAACCGGCCCGAACTGGTGGTCGAACGGACAATTCGCAACCGCCATTTTCTGACCGTGGGCGTGGGGTACATCGGAGAAAGCGTGGAAGCGACGCGCTACCCCGGTCGGCAGGTATTTTCGACGCGCTATGGCTTTGCGCAGTTTGAATGGGTACCAACCCGGCGACTGACGGTTATCGCCGGGGGCGTTACGACGACCACAGTCAATACGCGTCGCAGGTTAGTCCTAAGCTGTCGGCGCGCTACGAACTAAGCCCAACACTGGCACTGCGGGGTAGTGGTGGGGTGGGGTTCAAAGCCCCCGACTTCCGGCAGTTGTACCTCAATTTTGACAACGGTGTGGTGGGGTACAGCGTCTTCGGTACGCAGGAAATAGCCGCCGGAATCGCCCGCCTGCAACAGCAGGGGCAGATTGCCGAAATCCTGGTCGATCCAACGCGGTTTGGGGCTATCCGGGCCGAAAGTTCGGTCGCTTTCAATCTGGGGCTGGCGGCCAATTTTCAGCAGAAATACGACTTGCCGTTACGGCTGTCGGTCAATCTGTTTCGCAATGACGTGCACGACCTTATTGAAACGCAGGTTGTCGCCCAGAAAACCAACGGGCAGAACGTGTTCAGCTACACCAACCTGAGCCGGGTCTTCACGCAGGGGGTCGAAATCGACGGGAGTTACCGGCTGACGCTGGGCGCGGGGCGGCTGACGATGAGCGCGGGCTACCAGTATCTCGACGCCCGCGACAAGAGCGTGGTCGACGCCATCCGGGCGGGGCAGGTGTTCCGGCGCAATCCTGAAACGCTGGTAACGGAGCAAGTAAAACCAGCCGACTACGGCGGACTGCTGAACCGGTCGCGGCACATGGCGAATCTGAAAGCTTTCTACGAATTGCCCAAACAGGGGCTGTCGGCATCGGTGCGGGGTATTTACCGGAGTCGCTACGGATTCGCCGACCGCAACGGTAACCTGATTCTTGACACCGACAGCGAATACGTGCCCGGCTACATGACCTGGCACGTGACGGCCGCCAAAACGATCCGGCAACTGACGGTGCAGGTGGGTATCGACAACCTGACCGGCTACACCGACCCGCAGTACATCCCGACACTGGCCGGTCGGCTCTGGTACGCCAGTCTGCGCTGGAACTGGCAACAACGAGCTGCAACACAACCAAACTCCCTATAAATCAATCTGTAATCTCCCAACCAGTACACGCTATGAAACTAACTGCCAACCTGACCTTACTCGCCCTTTCAACTGCCCTGCTGACTGCCTGCTCTAAAGACGACAACGCCGTAACGACGCAGCCGGTACAATCGCTGACGGTGCGCGATCTGCCCGCCGACCCGGTATCGACCACAGCCAGCAGTGGAACGGCTACTCAGCCGGTAGCCGCCACGGGTAAGTACACGCTCTACAGCCTGCGCGACAATAAAGTCGTCGCCAACACCGATTCGGCCAGCAATAAGTGGGACATCGGTTTTCGCAGCACCGCCATCATCATCAACGGTGGCGCGATCCGGTCGGGGCAGGGCGGGGCCAACGTGTATACGGGTACGTTCGACGCGCTGACCGCCATTCCGACATCGACCACCTTCGCGCAGGATCAGTCGGCGACCCAATTGGCGGTGCCGGGCGGTTCGGGCAACGGCTGGTACAACTACAGCAGCACGACCAATTTGATATCGGCCATACCGGGTCGGGTGCTGTTGATCCGCACCGGCGACGGCACCAAATATGCTAAACTGGAAATTCTGAGCTATTACCTCGGTGCTCCCGCCAGCCCGACCAGTACGACGCCCAGCCGCTACTTTACCTTCCGCTACACATACCAACCCAGCGGCTCCACGACGCTTAACTAGTTCATGGTTCGTAGTTGTCTCAGACAACTTCTAGCTGTCGTAGCCGCGTCAGCAGCTGACTGATAGCTTACAACTTGGCCTGTCGGCCAGACAGCAGGATGCTGTCTGAGACAACCACGAACTACCAACTACAAACCACAAACTCTTAAGTCCTTAGCCGAGGTGGTCGGTAACGTGGGGTCGGAACCCACAGGCGCAGCCGCCGGCCACCCGCTAAGGCACAACTTACCGTCAACATCCTTACCATGAATAACTCGCTTAATACGCCAATCCAACTAGCCCGCAGCCCACGGGGCGAAGTGATACTGTATGCCGACTTGGACCTGTGGTATTCGTTTCGCTTCGGGGCGCTGCAACGGTATTTGACCGCCGACGAGTTTCACCGGCTTCACGAGTCGGCCATGAATGTCGACCTAAACACGTTGCCCGATGCTGCCCGGACCATGCTGACCCCGCCATCGGCCGGTGAATCCCCAGTCATAACACTGTTCGGCCGATTGACGCAGCGCGACCTGCTGGAACTGAAAGAATTGCTGGGCCGGGCGGCTTTGCTGGTCACGGCGCTGAACCGAATCTGGAACGACCTTAACTAAATCGACTCAACTTTTTCGCGCATGAAACACAACCATAACTTCCGGACGCTGGCCGAAAATACGATCGGTTATGTCGGTATCTGCGACGGCTGCCGCACCGTTAACGTCGCGTTTCAGAATTCGCTGTTCTGCCTGACACTCGATCAGTTCGAGACGTTTTCGGAGATGATTTTCGAACGGCAGGCTATGCGCCCATTCTGCACCACACACGGTAAAGAGCTACTTCTGCCGACGCCCATGCCGAACTACTTTCTGCTGTTCAGCGACGATGATCTGAACAGTCTGAGTACGCTGCTACGTGAAGCTGCCCCGGTCTTAGCCGCCGAACAAATCCTCGATCTAAGCCGGGCGAATTAACGGTTTTCAGTTTACGGGTTTCGGTTTACGGTGGTGCCCAACTCGCTTTTGAACCGGGGGTAGTAAGTACTGGTCCGTTTACCCCCCAGCCCCCTGAAGGGGGAGCATTCCGCAAATGAACCACTCCCCTTCAGGGGGCTGGGGGTAGGCCCACGGGATAAAACTTGCCCAAAACAAGGCGAGGGGAATGCCTGAACAACACTAAACCACAAACATCAAACTCAACTATGAAACACTTCCTGCTTGTGCTGGTATTGCTGGCATCTGGTGTTGTCCGGGCGCAAACGGCCCCGCCCCGTATCGTGTCGCTCGACGGAACGGTCAGCGAAATTCTGAGCGATCTGGGGCTTGAAAATCGGTTGGTTGGCGTCGACGTGACGAGCACTTACCCGGAATCGCTGAAGAAACTGCCGAAGGTGGGCCACAACCGGACCATCTCTGCCGAAGGCGTACTCGCCCAGCAGCCAACGTTGGTCCTGACGACCGAGAAGGCCGGTACTAAAGCCGAGGTGCTCGACCAGATCCGGTCGGCGGGGGTGCAGGTGGTGTCATTCAGGCAGGAGTTTTCAGTTGAGGGGACGAAGAAGCTCATCAACGACGTCGCTGCCGCCTGCCGCGTACCGAGTAAAGCCAAAGCCCTGACCCGCCGGGTCGATACCGAGGTGGCGAAGGTGCAGAAAGCGACGGGTAAGCCGAAAGTGCTGTTTATCTACGCCCGTGGAACCGGTACGATGCTGGTAGCGGGCACCGGCACACCGGTTGAGAAGATGATCGAACTAGCAGGCGGTCAGAACGCAACGCCCCAGTTTACGGATTTTAAACCCCTCACGACCGAAGCCCTCGTTGCCGCCGACCCCGACGTAATCCTGCTATTCGACAGTGGGCTGGAGAGTCTGGGTGGCCCTGCCGGCCTGATGAGTGTACCGGGAATAGCGCAGACGAAAGCGGGTAAAAACCGCAAATTCGTCACCATGGACGGCCACCTGCTGACCGGCTTCACCCCCCGACTCGGCAAAGCCCTAAGTGAATTATCGAAAGAAATCGCCCTGACCGGTCGGCCGCTGTAAGTCGGTTTAAGGTTTCCGGTTTAACGTTTAATGTTGAACACAACGAAGCTGCGACGACAACGGCACGCTATTAATCATCCTGCGAAAACTAGAAACTGTAAACCGAAAACCGACTTCATGCTAACCCAAACGCCACCGATACTTACAACACCCCGCGCTTCGGCTGTTCGTCCGGTACCCCGGCGAAGCTGGCTGCTGCCTGCGCTGGCGGCCGGGCTTGTGGTGACGGTCTTATTGTCGGCGGGCGTTGGGGCGGTGGCTATTGCGCCAGGTGAGGTACTACGAATTTTGGCCGGTTGGCTGGGTATTGCTACTGATGTCAATCAAACGAAGGCCGTTATTCTGACGACCATTCGATTGCCAAGAGTGTGTTTGGGTATGCTGATTGGATCGGGGTTAGCCGTGGCGGGCGCGGCTATGCAGGGTTTGTTTCGGAACCCGCTGGCCGACCCCGGTTTGATCGGTATTTCGTCGGGCGCGTCGCTGGCGGCTGTACTTATGATCGTGCTGGAAGTGACGCTCTTTCAAAAACTGGCGGGCCTGGCCGGGTACTACGCGCTGTCGCTGGTGGCGTTTGCCGGCGCCTGCGGTACCACACTGTTGGTGTATAGGCTGGCGCGGGTATCGGGCCGGTCGGTTGTTACGACGATGCTGCTGGCGGGTATTGCTATCAACGCGCTGGCCGGTGCGCTGACGGGCCTGCTGACGTACATGGCCACCGACGATCAGCTACGGACGATCACGTTCTGGGCACTGGGTAGTCTGGGCGGGGCGTCGTGGACGACCGTGCTGGTACTACTGCCGTTTATGGCGGTTGTGCTAATTGGGATGCCCCGGCTGGCGAAGTCGCTGAACCTGCTGGCCCTCGGCGAAAGTCAGGCGGCTATGCTGGGCGTGAACCTGACGAGCCTGAAACGGCAGGTTATTATCCTGTCAACGCTGGCGGTGGGTACGTCGGTGGCCGTTGCGGGCGTGATTGGCTTCGTCGGGCTGGTCATCCCGCACCTGATCCGGCTGGTAGCTGGCTCCGACCATCGGCGCGTCCTGACCGGTTCGGCACTCGGCGGGGCTATCGTCCTGACCGGAGCCGATGCTCTGTCGCGGACGATTGTCGCCCCGGCGGAACTGCCCATCGGCATTCTGACGGCCCTGATCGGCACCCCCGTTTTTCTCTGGATGCTGATTCGACAACGAAATCTTGGGTAGAAGTGGCCCCGTAGGAACCGTAAACCGTAAACCGAATACCGGGAATCGCTCATGCTGCAAACCGAACAACTAACCTACCGAATCGGCCAGCGAACGCTCGTCAACAGTGTGTCGATGCGGGCGCGGGCGGGCGAACTGCTGGCCATCGTCGGACCGAACGGCGCGGGTAAATCGACGCTGCTGCGACTCTGCGCGGGTGAGTTGACGCCTACATCGGGTCAGGTGGCCTGGGCGGGGCAGCCGCTTGGCGTATATTCGGGTTCTGAACTGGCTCGGCTGCGCGGCTTCCTGCACCAGCAAAACACATTGGCGTTTCCGTTTCGGGTCGATGAACTGGTGCTCATGGGCCGTTACCCGCACTATGGTTCGCAGCCGGGGGAGACCGACTACGCCATCGCCGAAGAAGCCCTGCGCATGGTGGACATGATCGCTTTTGCCGACCGGATCGTGACGACACTGTCGGGGGGAGAGCAGCAGCGTGTACAGCTTGCGCGGGTGCTGGCCCAACTTTGGAACGTGAACGAGGGGTTGCTGCTGCTCGATGAACCAACGACCGGACTCGATTTATTACACCAGCATCAACTCCTCGGTATTGCCCGGCAGATGGCCCGGCGCGGTTACACGGTGGTTGCTGTATTGCACGATCTGAATATGGCCGCGCAATACGCCGACCGACTATTGATGCTCCGTTCGGGGCGCATCGAAGCGATTGGCACACCCACCGATGTGCTGACGCCCACGCTCATCGAACGCGTTTTTAACGTACCTGTTCAATTAATCAACAACCCCATAACCCACAGCCCGATGGTGGTGGTGGGCAGGGTTTAATGTTTATAGTTTGACGTTCAAGGTTGAAACGCCGACGGACGCGAACATTAAACCTTGAACCTTAACCGTTAAACCTAAAGACATGACTCAAACAGAAACCTTGACTTCCCGCTGGGCTGAGTTGCGCCAGCAGCAACCCAATCTGCGCATTCGCGATGCCGCCCGGCAACTGGGCGTGAGTGAAGCCGAACTGCTGGCAACCGGCGTCGGCAAAACCGTTGTCCGGCTGGCGGGTGACTTCCGTGACCTGCTCAAACAGGTGACGACGCTGGGTCACGTAATGGCCCTGACTCGCAACGACGCGCTGGTTCACGAACGCAAAGGCACCTACGAAAAGGTGTCGTTCAGCGGGCACATGGGTCTGGTGCTCGGCCCAGACATCGATCTGCGGTTGTTTATGAGTCGCTGGACGTTCGGCTTTGCCGTTGACGAAAATGGGCGGAAGAGCCTACAATTCTTCGACGCGCAGGGGCAGGCTGTTCACAAAATCTATCTCACCGAGCAGTCGGACCGGGCCGCGTACGACGCATTGGTCGATCACTTTAAAGCACCTGACCAAAGCGACGAATTGGCCCTGGAACCAACCCCCGACCGAACCATCGACCAGCCCGACAATGAAATCGACGTTGCTGGTTTTCAGCAGGATTGGCTGGGGATGAAGGATACACACGAGTTTTTTGGCCTGCTTCGTAAATACGGCGTGGGGCGGCAGCAGGGCCTTCGACTGGCCCCCGACGGCCACGCCCAGCTGCTGACGATGGACCACGTCAAACAGGCTATGACGCTGGCGTCGGAGCGTATGGTACCCATTATGGTATTCGTGTCGAATCCCGGCTGTATTCAGATTCACACGGGACCGGTGAAGAAACTGGCACAGATGGGGCCGTGGTACAACGTTCTCGATCCGCTGTTCAACCTGCACCTCAACGAAACGCTGATCGGGCAGGTATGGCTCACCAAAAAGCCCACCGCCGACGGTATCGTAACAAGCCTGGAACTGTTCGACACCGATGGACAGAACGTGTGTCTGATCTTCGGCGAACGCAAACCCGGCAAACCCGAGCTGGAATCCTGGCGCGAAATTGTGGGGGATGTGGCCTCACCCCAACCCCTCTCCTAAAACAGGAGAGGGGCTATAAATGGGGAGAAGTTATTGCTTGAGAGAATATACGTCATTTCGACTAGTAGACACATCTAGTCACCCCTCTCCTGTTCTAGGAGAGGGGCCGGGGGTGAGGTCAACTACACTGCCTTCTTCCGCGAGCCCCGTGCAGGTTTGCCGCTGTAAGCTGCGATGATTCGCAGTACTTCGGCACCAATCTGGCGGGCGCGGGTTTTACCGAATCCCTTTACGGCCATCAGTTCGTCCAGATTCGACGGACGCTGACTGACTAGGTCGGAAATGGTTTTGTGGGGCAGCACCTTGAAACCCGTCGTGCCGTGTTCGCCCGCTAGTTCGTTGCGCCACTTCATCAGCGCGCTGTAGAGGTCGCCCTTTACGAAGTCTCCCGCTTTCTCGGTGGGTGCGTTCTTTTTGCGGGTTGGTACAAAATCCAGCTCGACCTTGTGGCGAGCCTGCTGATAAACTGTCGTGTCGAACGACGTTTGCAGCGTGGAGAAACCGGCCTGTTTGCTCAGCAGCTCTTTCTCCAGCTCGTCGAAGCTTTCCAAAAGACTTTCGAGAGCCTGTTTGTTCTTGGTGGTTGTGTCGAAGCGGTAGAGCAGGGGGAGGGCTTCGTCGGCGAGCAGGGCGTGGAAATAGCCGCCCGCTTTCTGAAGCCGCTCGCGTAGCGGTTCGTTATCCTCGGGTAGCAGGTCGGGCGAGAAGTAGCCGGGCAACTGCCGCACGAACCGCCGGGATACGTCGCGACCTTTTCCAGTCAGCAACTCCGTCAGTTCAAGCAGTTTCTGCATCAGATCACTCGTAAAAGCCCCGCTGTGGTCGTGGATGACCTTGCGTGACCGGTACAGCAACGAGTGCACGTACTCAAACGAAAACAGTTCTTCGAGTAGCTGTTCCTGATACGCCCGCTTGGCATCGGTCAGGTGTTGCTCGGTGGGTGTCTGCTGCTGCACCTGCTCGTGAAATTCGTCCAGCGTGTGCTCGCTTTTGATGCTGTGCATCGGGATTTCAGCCCGCAGCACCAGCCCGTCGAGTGTTTTACAACGGCTCAGCGCCACGTACACCTGCCCGTGGGCAAAAGCCGCCGACGCATCGATAATCGCCCGCTCGAAGGTCAGCCCCTGACTTTTGTGAATCGTGATGGCCCACGCCAGCTTCAGCGGGTATTGCGTAAACGTGCCGATAACGTCGCTGGTGATTTCTTTCGTTTCCGGGTCGAGGGCATAACGGATATTCTCCCACATGACCCGGTCGACCGCCAACGACTTGCTTTCGCCCTGACATTCCACGTAAATCCGATCATCGTCAAAATCCGTCACGCGCCCAATCTTGCCGTTGTAGTAGAGCTTGTCGCGCGATATGTCGTTTTTGATGAACATCACCTGCGCGCCAATTTTCAGGTCGAGATCGGCGTCGGTGGGGAAGGCGTGGGCGGGAAATTCCTTATCGATTTCCGCTTCAAACGAGTGCAGCTTACCTTTCAGCGCCTTCAGTTTTTCGCTGTTGATCTGCTGCGCCCGCTGGTTGTGCGTCGACAACGTGATGTACCCGTCGCGATCGTCGGGTGCAAAGTCGGGAACGTAATGCTGGTTTAGATCAGTCAGTTGATCACGCGTTATGGTCTTTTCCCGGATGCCATTCAGCAGGTCGATAAAGCGCTGATCCGACTGCCGGTAGATGTGCGTCAGCTCGATCGACACGTAGGGCGTCTGTTGCAGGGCACGGCTTCCGAAAAAATAGCCGGTGTCGTAATAGGGACTGAGCAACTGCCAGTCTTCGTCGCGGATGACGGGTGGTAACTGCTGCATGTCGCCGATGAGCAGCAACTGTACCCCGCCAAACGGCTCCGACCGGTGTCGATACCGGCGCAGCACCTCATCGATGCCGTCGAGCACGTCGGCCCGCACCATACTGATCTCGTCGATTACCAGCAGATCGAGCGTGCGGAAAATCTTGATTTTTTCGCGGTTGATGTTGTTCTCGCGGGCCGCGCTGCCGGGTACCAACGGCCCGAACGGCAGCTGAAACAGCGAGTGAATCGTAACACCACCGGCGTTGATGGCTGCTACGCCCGTTGGGGCCACAACAACCATCCGCTTACCAACCGACTGCCGAATCTGACGCAGAAACGTTGTTTTACCCGTGCCGGCCTTTCCCGTCAGAAAGACATTGCGGCTGGTGTGCATCACGAAACTATGGGCAAGGTCGAGTTTCTCGTTCACGGGGGCAGGCTTGTCGGTGGATATGATTAACGGTTTCGGCCACCCCGCCGGTTCCGATCTATTGGACAGGATTTTTTCGTTAGACAGGATTACAGCTGGGCCGCCATCGCGGATTAGCAGAATTTATTGTTGGTGTATCTGAAATCAAATCCTGTCAATCCGCGACGGCGGCCCGGCTGTAATCCTGTCCAACAAAATCATTCCCGCGAAAGGGCGATGATGACGGCACCAACGACCATGATGGCCGCACCGAGCGCAACCTGCCAGTTGATTTTTTCTTTCAAAAAGACAGCCGCCAGAATGACCGAAAAAACCAGCGTCAGATTCGTCAGGGGCGATACCTGCGATGCGTTGCCCAGCTTCAACGCCCGAAACGACAGCAGCGACGACCCACACGTAACGACGCCCGCAATCAGCAGGAAAATCCAGCTGCGCCGGTCGATGCTGGCTAGGTCAGGGAGTTTGCCCTGCCCGATAATGACGCCCCACGACACGAGTAGAATCATGATCGCCTGCACGGCAAACGCCAAATTAGAATCGACGTTTTTGACCCCGGCTTTGGTCAGCGTCACAACGATTGCCGAG is part of the Spirosoma rhododendri genome and encodes:
- a CDS encoding TonB-dependent receptor plug domain-containing protein, which translates into the protein MPVSLLLCLLLQQTPTPPADTMRSRSLDAVVVTATRTERQVGSLPMPVTVVGKAQIQQSGSLRLNDILREQTGLTIVSDHGQGLQIQGFAPDYTLILVDGEPLIGRTAGTLDLNRLTVGNIKQIEIVKGPSSSLYGSEALAGVVNIITENPNRTQGSVSARYGANRTSDLTGDVSLRAGKTNLYLFGNRYASAGYDLTPETFGSTVSPFTNYTGSGRLTSQLSNRLKLTLTGRYFAENQNADAQLTDRQVVLGAGKVNEYTINPVVTHQVSAAWKLMYRYYRSGYSTSSDLRYQTTGAEYDASYFRQTFNRPELVVERTIRNRHFLTVGVGYIGESVEATRYPGRQVFSTRYGFAQFEWVPTRRLTVIAGGVTTTTVNTRRRLVLSCRRATN
- a CDS encoding MarR family winged helix-turn-helix transcriptional regulator; this translates as MEKSSAVPVLIEWERYCDEHPHGNLREFASWLLNTLDPIRETPAKPATESLPTNDASLPDALQQDDDFLSWFYMSRLNRFVRFYAKSIMAEHSFSGPDEFLFLSMIHYMDRPTKKEVCLANAVELTTGVDILRRLMKRGLILEATDERDARSKRLSLTDSGRTMVQVVGKQLEEIPHSVLADLSEADRRQFMQTLQYLNNYHLLNYKL
- a CDS encoding heme ABC transporter ATP-binding protein, encoding MLQTEQLTYRIGQRTLVNSVSMRARAGELLAIVGPNGAGKSTLLRLCAGELTPTSGQVAWAGQPLGVYSGSELARLRGFLHQQNTLAFPFRVDELVLMGRYPHYGSQPGETDYAIAEEALRMVDMIAFADRIVTTLSGGEQQRVQLARVLAQLWNVNEGLLLLDEPTTGLDLLHQHQLLGIARQMARRGYTVVAVLHDLNMAAQYADRLLMLRSGRIEAIGTPTDVLTPTLIERVFNVPVQLINNPITHSPMVVVGRV
- a CDS encoding hemin-degrading factor → MTQTETLTSRWAELRQQQPNLRIRDAARQLGVSEAELLATGVGKTVVRLAGDFRDLLKQVTTLGHVMALTRNDALVHERKGTYEKVSFSGHMGLVLGPDIDLRLFMSRWTFGFAVDENGRKSLQFFDAQGQAVHKIYLTEQSDRAAYDALVDHFKAPDQSDELALEPTPDRTIDQPDNEIDVAGFQQDWLGMKDTHEFFGLLRKYGVGRQQGLRLAPDGHAQLLTMDHVKQAMTLASERMVPIMVFVSNPGCIQIHTGPVKKLAQMGPWYNVLDPLFNLHLNETLIGQVWLTKKPTADGIVTSLELFDTDGQNVCLIFGERKPGKPELESWREIVGDVASPQPLS
- a CDS encoding FecCD family ABC transporter permease gives rise to the protein MLTQTPPILTTPRASAVRPVPRRSWLLPALAAGLVVTVLLSAGVGAVAIAPGEVLRILAGWLGIATDVNQTKAVILTTIRLPRVCLGMLIGSGLAVAGAAMQGLFRNPLADPGLIGISSGASLAAVLMIVLEVTLFQKLAGLAGYYALSLVAFAGACGTTLLVYRLARVSGRSVVTTMLLAGIAINALAGALTGLLTYMATDDQLRTITFWALGSLGGASWTTVLVLLPFMAVVLIGMPRLAKSLNLLALGESQAAMLGVNLTSLKRQVIILSTLAVGTSVAVAGVIGFVGLVIPHLIRLVAGSDHRRVLTGSALGGAIVLTGADALSRTIVAPAELPIGILTALIGTPVFLWMLIRQRNLG
- a CDS encoding DUF6686 family protein translates to MKHNHNFRTLAENTIGYVGICDGCRTVNVAFQNSLFCLTLDQFETFSEMIFERQAMRPFCTTHGKELLLPTPMPNYFLLFSDDDLNSLSTLLREAAPVLAAEQILDLSRAN
- a CDS encoding TonB-dependent receptor plug domain-containing protein encodes the protein MGTNPATDGYRRGRYDDHSQYASQVSPKLSARYELSPTLALRGSGGVGFKAPDFRQLYLNFDNGVVGYSVFGTQEIAAGIARLQQQGQIAEILVDPTRFGAIRAESSVAFNLGLAANFQQKYDLPLRLSVNLFRNDVHDLIETQVVAQKTNGQNVFSYTNLSRVFTQGVEIDGSYRLTLGAGRLTMSAGYQYLDARDKSVVDAIRAGQVFRRNPETLVTEQVKPADYGGLLNRSRHMANLKAFYELPKQGLSASVRGIYRSRYGFADRNGNLILDTDSEYVPGYMTWHVTAAKTIRQLTVQVGIDNLTGYTDPQYIPTLAGRLWYASLRWNWQQRAATQPNSL
- a CDS encoding HmuY family protein; amino-acid sequence: MKLTANLTLLALSTALLTACSKDDNAVTTQPVQSLTVRDLPADPVSTTASSGTATQPVAATGKYTLYSLRDNKVVANTDSASNKWDIGFRSTAIIINGGAIRSGQGGANVYTGTFDALTAIPTSTTFAQDQSATQLAVPGGSGNGWYNYSSTTNLISAIPGRVLLIRTGDGTKYAKLEILSYYLGAPASPTSTTPSRYFTFRYTYQPSGSTTLN
- a CDS encoding heme/hemin ABC transporter substrate-binding protein, with the translated sequence MKHFLLVLVLLASGVVRAQTAPPRIVSLDGTVSEILSDLGLENRLVGVDVTSTYPESLKKLPKVGHNRTISAEGVLAQQPTLVLTTEKAGTKAEVLDQIRSAGVQVVSFRQEFSVEGTKKLINDVAAACRVPSKAKALTRRVDTEVAKVQKATGKPKVLFIYARGTGTMLVAGTGTPVEKMIELAGGQNATPQFTDFKPLTTEALVAADPDVILLFDSGLESLGGPAGLMSVPGIAQTKAGKNRKFVTMDGHLLTGFTPRLGKALSELSKEIALTGRPL